In one window of Lepidochelys kempii isolate rLepKem1 chromosome 27, rLepKem1.hap2, whole genome shotgun sequence DNA:
- the DHX8 gene encoding ATP-dependent RNA helicase DHX8 — protein MGDPAGADELAKLEYLSLVSKVCTELDNHLGINDKDLAEFVINLAEKNTTFDTFKTALTKNGAEFTDSLISNLLRLIQTMRPPAKPSTGKEVVVKPKTEKEKLKDLFPALCRPDNPTIRTMLDEDDVKVAVDALKELEALMPSAGGQEKQRNNDRRAKKKRRSRSHSRDRDRKRRHRSHSRSRSRTLDKNKGKSRYRSRSRSLSPSRDRKDREKYAEKSNDRWRDKHVDRPPPEEPSIGEIYNGKVTSIMQFGCFVQLEGLRKRWEGLVHISELRREGRVANVADVVSKGQRVKVKVLSFTGSKTSLSMKDVDQETGEDLNPNRRRNLVGETNEETSMRNPDRPSHLSLVNAPEVEDDSLERKRLTRISDPEKWEIKQMIAANVLSKEEFPDFDEETGILPKVDDEEDEDLEIELVEEEPPFLRGHTKQSMDMSPIKIVKNPDGSLSQAAMMQSALAKERRELKQAQREAEMDSIPMGLNTHWVDPLPDVDGRQIAANMRGIGMMPNDIPEWKKHAFGGNKASYGKKTQLSIIEQRESLPIFRLKEQLIQAVHDNQILIVIGETGSGKTTQITQYLAEAGYTSRGKIGCTQPRRVAAMSVAKRVSEEFGCCLGQEVGYTIRFEDCTSPETVIKYMTDGMLLRECLIDPDLTQYAIIMLDEAHERTIHTDVLFGLLKKTVQKRQDMKLIVTSATLDAVKFSQYFYEAPIFTIPGRTYPVEILYTKEPETDYLDASLITVMQIHLTEPPGDILVFLTGQEEIDTACEILYERMKSLGPDVPELIILPVYSALPSEMQTRIFDPAPPGSRKVVIATNIAETSLTIDGIYYVVDPGFVKQKVYNSKTGIDQLVVTPISQAQAKQRAGRAGRTGPGKCYRLYTERAYRDEMLTTNVPEIQRTNLASTVLSLKAMGINDLLSFDFMDAPPMETLITAMEQLYTLGALDDEGLLTRLGRRMAEFPLEPMLCKMLIMSVHLGCSEEMLTIVSMLSVQNVFYRPKDKQALADQKKAKFHQTEGDHLTLLAVYNSWKNNKFSNPWCYENFIQARSLRRAQDIRKQMLGIMDRHKLDVVSCGKATVRVQKAICSGFFRNAAKKDPQEGYRTLIDQQVVYIHPSSALFNRQPEWVVYHELVLTTKEYMREVTTIDPRWLVEFAPAFFKVSDPTKLSKQKKQQRLEPLYNRYEEPNAWRISRAFRRR, from the exons ATGGGGGACCCGGCGGGCGCCGACGAGCTCGCGAAGCTCGAGTACCTGTCGCTGGTGTCCAAGGTCTGCACCGAGCTGGACAATCACCTGGGCATCAACGACAAGGACCTGG CTGAGTTTGTGATAAATCTTGCTGAGAAAAACACCACATTTGACACATTCAAGACTGCCCTTACAAAGAATGGCGCTGAGTTCACA GACTCCCTCATTAGTAATTTGTTACGTCTCATACAGACAATGCGGCCTCCAGCGAAGCCATCTACAGGCAAAG AGGTAGTTGTCAAAcccaaaacagaaaaggaaaagctGAAGGACCTGTTCCCAGCCCTTTGCAGGCCAGACAATCCCACCATCAGG ACTATGCTGGATGAAGATGATGTGAAAGTGGCTGTTGATGCTCTTAAGGAACTTGAAGCTTTAATGCCTAGTGCAGGTGGGCAGGAAAAACAAAGGAATAATGACCGCCG GgcaaaaaagaagaggaggagtcGCAGTCACAGCAGAGACAGGGACAGGAAACGGAGACACCGATCCCATTCCAGGTCACGTTCTAGGACTCTGGATAAGAACAAGGGGAAATCCAGATACCGCTCAAGGAGCAGGAGTCTGAGTCCCAGCAGGGACCGTAAGGATCGAGAGAAATatgcagagaagagcaatgacAGATGGAGGGACAAGCATGTGGATCGGCCCCCACCTGAAGAGCCTTCGATTGGAGAAATTTACAACGGCAAAGTCACAAGTATAATGCAGTTTGGGTGCTTTGTGCAGCTGGAAGGATTAAG GAAACGCTGGGAAGGCTTGGTTCATATTTCTGAACTTCGCAGAGAGGGACGTGTTGCTAATGTTGCTGATGTTGTGAGCAAAGGTCAAAGAGTAAAGGTCAAAGTGCTATCATTTACTGGGTCCAAAACCAGCCTGAGCATGAAG GATGTTGATCAAGAGACTGGGGAAGACTTGAACCCAAACCGACGCAGAAACCTAGTTGGAGAGACCAATGAAGAGACCTCTATGAGGAATCCAGACAGACCCAGTCACCTCTCCCTGGTGAATGCCCCTGAAGTGGAGGATGATAGCCTTGAACGGAAGCGTCTCACCCGGATTTCAGACCCAGAGAAATGGGAAATCAAACAG ATGATTGCTGCTAACGTGCTCTCGAAAGAAGAGTTTCCTGACTTTGATGAGGAGACTGGGATCCTCCCTAAAGTTGATGATGAAGAAG ATGAGGACCTTGAGATTGAGCTGGTTGAAGAAGAGCCACCATTCCTGCGAGGgcataccaagcaaagcatggATATGAGTCCCATTAAAATAGTGAAG AATCCTGATGGCTCCTTGTCCCAGGCCGCAATGATGCAAAGTGCTTTAGCCAAAGAAAGGCGAGAACTCAAACAAGCTCAAAGGGAAGCAGAGATGGACTCTATCCCCATGGGACTTAATACACACTGGGTGGATCCTCTTCCTGACG tggATGGGAGACAAATAGCTGCCAACATGCGGGGTATTGGAATGATGCCCAATGATATCCCAGAGTGGAAGAAACATGCATTCGGTGGCAACAAAGCCTCCTAtggtaaaaaaacccaactttcCATCATTGAGCAGAGGGAGAGTCTCCCAATCTTCAGATTAAAGGAGCAGCTGATTCAG GCAGTTCATGACAATCAGATCCTGATTGTTATTGGTGAGACAGGCTCTGGGAAAACGACACAGATCACCCAATACCTGGCTGAGGCAGGTTACACGTCAAGAGGAAAGATTGGGTGCACCCAGCCTCGCAGAGTGGCTGCAATGTCTGTTGCCAAGAGAGTGTCTGAGGAGTTTGGTTGCTGTTTGGGACAGGAG GTTGGCTACACGATTCGATTTGAAGACTGCACTAGCCCCGAGACCGTCATCAAGTACATGACGGATGGTATGTTACTGCGGGAGTGCCTGATTGACCCGGACCTGACCCAGTATGCCATCATCATGCTGGATGAGGCTCATGAGAGGACCATTCACACTGATGTGCTCTTTGGGCTTCTGAAAAAG ACTGTGCAGAAACGTCAGGATATGAAGCTGATTGTAACTTCGGCAACATTAGATGCTGTGAAATTCTCCCAGTATTTCTATGAAGCTCCAATCTTCACAATTCCTGGCAGAACATACCCTGTGGAAATTCTGTACACGAAAGAACCAGAGACTGATTATCTGGATGCGAGTCTGATCACAGTGATGCAGATCCATTTGACGGAGCCACCAG GTGACATCCTAGTGTTCCTGACTGGTCAGGAGGAGATTGATACAGCTTGCGAGATCCTTTATGAGAGAATGAAATCTCTAGGACCCGACGTGCCAGAGTTAATTATCCTTCCCGTGTATTCAGCTTTACCTAGCGAGATGCAAACCAGGATCTTTGACCCAGCcccaccaggcagcaggaag GTTGTCATTGCTACCAACATTGCTGAGACCTCCCTGACTATTGATGGAATCTATTATGTGGTAGATCCTGGGTTTGTGAAGCAGAAAGTGTATAACTCCAAGACTGGAATTGATCAGTTGGTGGTTACACCAATTTCCCAG GCACAGGCAAAGCAGCGAGCAGGAAGAGCTGGAAGAACAGGGCCAGGAAAGTGTTACAGACTCTACACGGAGCGCGCTTACCGAGATGAAATGCTAACCACCAACGTGCCTGAAATCCAGAGAACAAACTTGGCCAGCACAGTGCTCTCCCTTAAG GCTATGGGGATCAACGACTTGCTGTCCTTTGATTTTATGGATGCTCCCCCGATGGAAACACTAATCACTGCCATGGAACAGCTCTACACCTTGGGAGCCCTGGACGATGAGGGGCTGCTCACTCGACTTGGGCGCAGA ATGGCAGAGTTCCCTTTGGAGCCCATGTTATGTAAGATGTTGATCATGTCTGTACATTTGGGATGCAGTGAAGAAATGTTAACTATAGTCTCTATGCTGTCTGTACAGAATGTGTTCTACAGACCAAAG GATAAACAAGCACTTGCTGACCAGAAGAAAGCCAAGTTCCACCAGACAGAAGGGGACCATCTCACCCTGCTGGCTGTCTACAATTCCTGGAAGAATAATAAGTTCTCGAATCCCTGGTGCTATGAGAATTTTATCCAGGCCCGGTCCTTGCGCAGGGCACAGGACATCCGTAAACAAATGCTGGGCATTATGGACAG ACACAAGCTGGATGTGGTGTCATGCGGGAAGGCAACAGTGCGAGTCCAGAAGGCCATCTGCAGCGGTTTCTTCCGAAATGCAGCAAAGAAGGACCCCCAGGAGGGGTACCGGACTCTCATTGACCAGCAAGTGGTCTATATTCACCCATCCAGTGCCCTCTTCAACAGGCAGCCAGAATG GGTGGTCTATCACGAGCTGGTGCTGACCACCAAGGAGTATATGCGCGAAGTGACCACCATTGACCCACGCTGGCTGGTGGAATTTGCACCAGCCTTCTTCAAAGTCTCTGATCCAACCAAactgagcaaacagaagaagCAGCAGCGGCTTGAGCCCCTGTACAATCGCTATGAGGAGCCCAATGCCTGGAGGATCTCTCGTGCATTCAGGAGGCGATGA